AAGTTAATGAAGCTGGACTTAAAATTAATCTTTTTGATATAAATGGTAAGCAAATTCAAATTATCAAATCACAAGATCTTAAAGAAAAAAGAAATCTCCCTTCAGAACAACAAACTTTTTTAATTCCCAAACAGTTCGTTTTCATGATAAATTATGAAAATGGCAGCAATGATTTTTATAGGGATAAAATTACCCACGGAGTGGTAAACAATGTAAGTAATTTTATTGATAAGGATAACAATCCAGACGCCTATAAGATGTACCGCGATAATTACAAGCGTTATTCGCTTGCCAGAGGGCTTGTAGGCGCAGGCGGAGGCATATTTACTTTTGGCACGATTGCGCTGATAGTTAGTTATACCAACGGAAAAAAAGATGAAACGGACATAGGTGCAAGTTATATTTTTATGGGTATGGGCGCCTGCTTCCTTGGGGCAGGACTGCCACTCTATTTCACTTCATTAAAAAAAATGAATTCTGCCTTTAACAATTACAGAAACTCTCTGAAAACAAGCCAGAATAATTTAAAAATAAACTTTGGCATTACTCATGACGGCCTCGGCATGAATGTTAAATTTTAGAACGGCCACCGGTTAACATCCATACAAGTTCGTTTTACAATAATTACTTTTTCGAATAGTCTGCCTGACTACCCTTTATTATCTTTGTAAAATTATTTTAATTTTAATGTTATGACAATTCTTGACTTCCTTTCAACTGATGCACCTTTATTTACCTGGGTAGTGCTTCCCATATTGATTTTTTGTGCACGTATTTTCGACCAGAGTGTGGGAACTTTGCGTTTAATTTTTATTGCTAAAGGCATAAAAAAGTGGGCACCGGTTTTTGCTTTTTTCGAATCGCTGATATGGCTTCTTGCAATTGGCGAAATCATTAAACATCTTGATAACCCCTTATGTTATATTGCTTATGCGGGAGGTTTTGCCATGGGAAATTATATTGGTATGCTGCTCGATGAAAAAATATCACTTGGTAATGTAATTATCAGGGTGATATTAAAAAATCAGGCACCCGAGTTAATCGCACACCTGAAAGAATCTCATTATGGAATCACGATATTGGATGCAGAAGGCGCTATGGGAAAAGTTAAGGTGATATTTTCAATAATAAAACGTAAAGATGTAAGCGACTTTATTGGTATCATTAACGAACTCAATCCCCAGTCTTTTTACACAATAGAAGAAGTAAGGTCGGTAAATGAAGGTGTTTTTAAAACTTCATCCAGAAAACACCTGATTAACCTGAACCTGATGACAAAAAAGCACAAATAATCCGTTTGCTATTATTTCATCAAGCCTTCGTCAGCAAAGCTGAAATAGGTGTTATCCCCGATAATAATATGATCCAGAACGCCAATATCCATCAGTTCTCCTGCTTGTTTTAACTTGTTTGTCAGTTTGATGTCGGCTTCACTGGGTTTAATATTTCCAGAAGGATGATTATGGCAAAGGATAATGTTGGAAGCATTATGTTCCAGGGCGGTTTTGAATATTTTTTTTGGGTCGGCAACTGTGCCGGCAATACCACCCTGACTGATGTTTATTTTTCTGATAATTGTGTTGGCCCTGCTGAGCAGCAGTATCCAAAATTCTTCATAAAGATTGCCCGCGAGGTTGCTCTGAAAATATTCAAACACATCTTTGCTGCCTGAAATTTTTTCTTTCACTGCTACTTCTGATACCCGGCAGCGCTGCCCTAACTCCAGGGCGGCAATAATACTTAATGCTTTAGCTTCGCCAATACCCCTATGCTTCATAAGGTCTGCAAGTGAAAGTTTCGCCAGTTCCAGTAAATTCCCCGAAACTTCCGCTAAAATACTTTTTGACAGGTCAACGGCAGTTTCATTTTTTGAGCCGGAACGAAGTAATATAGCCAGCAGTTCAGCATCACTCAATGCTGATTTCCCTTTGGTAATTAGTTTTTCGCGTGGCCTATCGTCTTCGGCCCATTGTTTAATATTGCGCAGTTCGGTCATGTAAAATATTTTTTGTAAAATTAAAACAATACTGTTTTCACGGGCAAAAAAAAACCCTTGCTTTCGACAAGGGTGGAATTTAATAGAAAATAAAAAACTTATTTCATAGAAGCACAAAACTTTACCAATCCTGATTTCAGGTTAGCAGCTTTGTTTTTGTGAATAATATCCTTTGTAACAAGTTTATCTATCATAGAAATCATTTTAGGCATTTCAGCAAGCGCTTTTTCTTTTTCCTTCAGGCTTCTGAAGTTTTTAAGTGCATTGCGCATGGTAATAGCATAATAGCGATTATGCTCCCTTTTTGTTTTTGTTTGCCTGATTCTTTTTTCTGATGAAATGTGATTAGCCATAATTTTATATTTTTTGTTGCAGCCCGTAGGGGACTCGAACCCCTGATTTCCAGGATGAAAACCTGGCGTCCTAACCAACTAGACGAACGGGCCTCTTACATTGCCTCAATTTTTGAGGGTGCAAAGTTAGCATTTTTTTTAATACAAAATAATATTTAATGAAATTTTCATAACTGTTCATCGGGATCTGCCTGAAAACGAAAACCCAGGCGTTTGCCGGTCATCATGCGCATATTGGATGAATACTCCTTAATCTGTGCCACAGATAACTCTTTCAGCATATCGTAGGGCTGCAACAACAAATCAAAATCAAGGCAATACAAAACTGCTGTTTCCAGTATCTGGCGTAAAGTTTGATAATCTATGGATTCCTCAATAAATGTATTGCTTAAATAATCCATTTGTCTTTTGCCCTCAACCACAAAATGGAATTCTTTATTAACAAAGATTCGGGCAACAAGATAACCGATGTCGTTTTCGCGGTTAAACCTTAATGAATCGGCAAGAAAGTTATAAACGTATATGATGCCACAATAAGCTCGTGTTTCGTCCTCTTTAATATAAGGACTCCTCATAATGGAATGTTCTCTTGGAAATTCAAAGACATTTGTATGCATCAGGAAAATCAGAGTGTCACCCGCAAAACTCAACTCTGCTTCATAGTCTCCTTTGCTCAAATATTCAACAGGGATTTTAAATAATTTGTTCTTACGTAAAAACTTCTGGCTTTCAAGAGAAAAATCTTTCAATACCACCTTAAGTTCATTAAACACCTGCAAAGTGTTGTGGTAAACCTTTTGCTTCAATACAGATTTTGACTTGAAACGCTCCAGTATATCATTCATCCTTTCTTTTTTCCGAGGCATCTTTTTAATAATTAAAATAAATATTTACGCAAAAGTACTTATTTCTAATGATTATACTAAAATCTGGTTAGTTCTCCGAAAAGTTTCATGGCATACTGGTCGGTCATAGAGGAAATATAATGCAAAATGGCTCTTTTATAATCCTTTTCGTTTTGGATATCATATATTAATTCATTACTGAATTTTGAATTTTTCCGTTTTTCAAGATTTATATCTGAATATTTCATCAGCCAGTATTTATATGCCCCTATCAAAGAAGGATAGGTTTTTTCATAAGAATCAAGTTTTTTGCAGAGATTGTTTTTTTTATCGTAAAGCTCATCCAATACTGAGTACAGGGAATTTATCACCAGCGAAGCCAGCTTGTTGTAATATTCAAGGCGTTTGTGTTTGTAAATATGTTTATAATTAAAAGCTTTAACAGAATTAATCATTTTCAGGTATTTATCGGAAAAACGTATACCTTCCAATGGAGAACTCATTTTGCATAAATTCCCGATAAAGTCGTTCATTAATATGGTATTGTTTATCTGCCATATTTTTACTTTCTTGATTTCGCCAACGATTTCGGAGAGCTCCAACATCTGGTATTTATCAAGTATCTTCAGTGTCAGTGCATCTTCAATATCCCTGCCAAGATAAGAGATTTTATCCGCTATTTTCACCACACATCCCTCCCACGTGTACGGAGCGTATTGATTGGGTTTTTCTATTTTTTCAAGAATTATGGCTTCATGACGGGGGAAGATTGCATTTTCATTCACTTCGCCACAATGAGATATGATGCCGTCACGAACCGCATAAGTAAGGTTCAGGTTCTTTTCTTTGTTTGTCAGGTCTGGCAATGTTTCCAATTTGTCAACAAAAAAAAGACTGTTTTTTTCGTGCCAGAAAAATTCATTCATTTCCCGTTTTGCAATTTCCCGTATAATATATTCACCTTCATGCCCAAATGGCGCATGACCAAGGTCGTGCCCTATAGCTATTGCTGAAGTTAACTCTGTATTCAGTCCCAAAAAGCTGGCAATAGAATAACTCACAGCAGCAACATGAGTTACATGTTCAATGCGGGTACAAACATGGTCATTCTGTGTAGCATAAAACACCTGTGTCTTATGTTTCAGCCGGCGATAGGCCTTGCTATGAAGAATGCGGTTATAATCACGTGAAAACTCGCTGCGGATATCGTCCTTCTTTTGGTATATCTTCATTTCACGCCTGACACAAGGCTTCCATTTGGGGCTTCTTATGTTCACAGCATGTTCCCTGAATTTTGGAAAAGGCATAAAAAATTTTTTACACGGTTCTTTATGTTTTCAGACAAATAATCTTAAACAAAATTAATTAAATAAATTTCAAATAAAAATGACTGTGATTTTAAAATATAAAATTAACCTGAAAGCTTTATCAAAAATACAGAATCAAATCAAAATTATTGTAACAATGAATGTTCAATAATTCAATATTGATATCATATTTAAAAATACATTCAAGATAAACTTTGTTTCTCATTAACTGCATTATATCTTTGTGCCAGAAAAAAACAGAAATAATCTTTTTTAATGAGCAAAACTGCAATTATCATTGGGGCCGGCCCTGCAGGATTAACATCCGCTTATGAACTGATTACCAGGACGGATATCAAACCATTGGTAATTGAAAAATCGAACGAAATCGGAGGAATATCAAAAACCGTTAACTATAAAGGAAACCGCATTGACCTGGGAGGTCATAGGTTTTTTTCCAAATCAGATGTAGTGATGAAATGGTGGCAACGCATTCTTCCGATTCAAGGTTCTGAATCTAAAGATGATTTGCTTAAAAAAACGAATAACTTAAACCAGAAATCAAAAGTTATCCTGGCGGAAGGAGGACCTGATCCTGAAAAAACCGACAAGGTGATGCTGATACGCAACAGGCTGTCCCGGATTTTTTTCCTTAGGAAGTTTTTCGATTACCCGATTACTTTGAATGGAAAAACACTTAAAAACCTTGGGTTGATAAGAATTATTAAAATCGGGGCGACTTATTTCTATGCAAAAATATTCCCTGTTAAAAACGTCAAAACGCTTGAAGATTTTTTTATCAATCGCTTTGGCAGAGAGCTTTATAATACATTTTTCAGAGATTATACCGAAAAAGTATGGGGAGTGCCGTGCAACAAAATTGCAGCCGACTGGGGCGCACAACGCATCAAGGAATTATCTGTAACCAGAGCCATTTTGCATGCACTCAAAACCAGCTTCAGGAAAAATACAGATATTGAGCAAAAAAACACCGACACCAGCCTGATTGAACAATTCATGTACCCCAAACATGGCCCGGGACAAATGTGGGAAACGGTTGCAAAGATTATTGAAGAAAAAGGCGGCACTATCATCAGGAATTGTGAAGTAAAAGCATTACATATAAATGACGGGAAAATAACAGGCGCTAGCTACCACGACCATAATTCAAATAATAATATTCGTGTAAATGGCGAGTATTTTTTTTCCACCATGCCCGTCAAAGAACTTATTATAGCCATGGACAACAAAGTGCCTGAAGAAGTTATGGAAATAAGTAAGGGACTGCAATACAGGGATTTTATCACCGTTGGTCTTTTGTTAAATAAACTGAAACTGAAAAACAAAACCAATATCCCAACACTTAACGAGCTTATCCCCGACAATTGGATATACATTCAGGAACGTGATGTTAAAATAGGTCGTCTGCAAATTTTCAATAACTGGTCGCCATATATGGTAGCAGACATTCAAAAAGTCTGGATTGGCCTTGAATATTTCTGCAACGAAGGTGATGAACTTTGGAGTATGGACGATAATGCCTTTATCTCTTTTGCCATTGATGAACTTGCAAAAATTGATATTATTGATAAAAATGAAGTTATAGACGCCACTCTGCTCAGAATGCCTAAAACATACCCTGCTTACTTCGGCACCTACTCTAAATTCCACATCATAAGAAATTATACAGATAGTTTTGAAAACCTTTTTCTTATAGGCCGAAACGGTATGCACAAATACAACAATCAGGACCACTCGATGTTGACTGCCATCAGAGCGGTTGATAATATCATTTCCGGAGAAACATCAAAAGAAGCAATCTGGAATATTAACACCGAAGAAGAATACCATGAAGAAAAATAAACAGGAAATTATTTTTAATATTCTCACAAACCCCGTAGCTTTTATGCTGATAATTTCGGGAGTTATTTTTTTTATAACCCGGCATTTTTCCATGGGAAATGATGAAGGCATGTGGAGTTATATTGCCAGAGTATGGATGGAGAACGACATACTGCCATATACCGGGACAATTGAAAATAAAACTCCCGGCATTTATTTGATATTTGCCTTATCTCATCTGCTTTTCGGCCCTGGGTTTGAATTTGTGCGTATCCTTGGACTCATTTGTATATTTTTTTCAGGACTGTTGATTTATCTGCTGGTAAAAAATACACTCAATCGTACTGCCGCCTCATTCAGCATGGTTTTTTTCGGGTTGACCTCTTTGTGGTCTATAATGGATATGGCTTATATAGCACAGACAGAAGTATTCATGGTGTTTTTTTTAGTATTGTCTTTTTACACAGCTACAAAATCAAAAAACAATTCCAAGTGGAAAATTATTATTTTATTTTCCGGATTACTTATGGGTTTTGCCATTGCTTTTAAACAGACTGCTATATTTTCAGCCCTGGCACTTGTATTATTTTTCATAATTTATTGCGCCGAATCAAGTAAAAATTCCCGAAAAATATTGGGAATGCTGCTTATCTCAACAGGAATCGTGGCAGGCATTATCCTGACTGCCGTTCCTCTATTCATTAGCGGATTGAGCATAAAAGGATACATAGAAGGCGCCTGGCTTATTTTGTTAAACAAAGGCTCCAGTGTTCCTATAAACTATCATTTAAACTCATTTAGCTATTTCTGGTTAAACAG
The sequence above is a segment of the Bacteroidales bacterium genome. Coding sequences within it:
- the rpsT gene encoding 30S ribosomal protein S20 codes for the protein MANHISSEKRIRQTKTKREHNRYYAITMRNALKNFRSLKEKEKALAEMPKMISMIDKLVTKDIIHKNKAANLKSGLVKFCASMK
- a CDS encoding NAD(P)/FAD-dependent oxidoreductase — translated: MSKTAIIIGAGPAGLTSAYELITRTDIKPLVIEKSNEIGGISKTVNYKGNRIDLGGHRFFSKSDVVMKWWQRILPIQGSESKDDLLKKTNNLNQKSKVILAEGGPDPEKTDKVMLIRNRLSRIFFLRKFFDYPITLNGKTLKNLGLIRIIKIGATYFYAKIFPVKNVKTLEDFFINRFGRELYNTFFRDYTEKVWGVPCNKIAADWGAQRIKELSVTRAILHALKTSFRKNTDIEQKNTDTSLIEQFMYPKHGPGQMWETVAKIIEEKGGTIIRNCEVKALHINDGKITGASYHDHNSNNNIRVNGEYFFSTMPVKELIIAMDNKVPEEVMEISKGLQYRDFITVGLLLNKLKLKNKTNIPTLNELIPDNWIYIQERDVKIGRLQIFNNWSPYMVADIQKVWIGLEYFCNEGDELWSMDDNAFISFAIDELAKIDIIDKNEVIDATLLRMPKTYPAYFGTYSKFHIIRNYTDSFENLFLIGRNGMHKYNNQDHSMLTAIRAVDNIISGETSKEAIWNINTEEEYHEEK
- the radC gene encoding DNA repair protein RadC; the encoded protein is MTELRNIKQWAEDDRPREKLITKGKSALSDAELLAILLRSGSKNETAVDLSKSILAEVSGNLLELAKLSLADLMKHRGIGEAKALSIIAALELGQRCRVSEVAVKEKISGSKDVFEYFQSNLAGNLYEEFWILLLSRANTIIRKINISQGGIAGTVADPKKIFKTALEHNASNIILCHNHPSGNIKPSEADIKLTNKLKQAGELMDIGVLDHIIIGDNTYFSFADEGLMK
- a CDS encoding DUF2179 domain-containing protein, which produces MTILDFLSTDAPLFTWVVLPILIFCARIFDQSVGTLRLIFIAKGIKKWAPVFAFFESLIWLLAIGEIIKHLDNPLCYIAYAGGFAMGNYIGMLLDEKISLGNVIIRVILKNQAPELIAHLKESHYGITILDAEGAMGKVKVIFSIIKRKDVSDFIGIINELNPQSFYTIEEVRSVNEGVFKTSSRKHLINLNLMTKKHK
- a CDS encoding glycosyltransferase family 39 protein codes for the protein MKKNKQEIIFNILTNPVAFMLIISGVIFFITRHFSMGNDEGMWSYIARVWMENDILPYTGTIENKTPGIYLIFALSHLLFGPGFEFVRILGLICIFFSGLLIYLLVKNTLNRTAASFSMVFFGLTSLWSIMDMAYIAQTEVFMVFFLVLSFYTATKSKNNSKWKIIILFSGLLMGFAIAFKQTAIFSALALVLFFIIYCAESSKNSRKILGMLLISTGIVAGIILTAVPLFISGLSIKGYIEGAWLILLNKGSSVPINYHLNSFSYFWLNSRFVVFFFVLLFILIKPSYLKNRFFLSTFIWLALDFIGVNASGNYFGHQFRQIQPALSIASGVIIAYLFEEFKSLNQKVLRIKKILLVLLFIIISIPYTELLSGEIGFKNEDKKMGYWLKNHTSKNDYIFFIGYGGNPSLSYSERISSSRYFNYMFITSDKEKSIVLNDLNAKTPKFIIWHKGFNTRWDEIDDYVLKNYNFKCSFENYDIYILKRIKQASQDE
- a CDS encoding HD domain-containing protein, producing the protein MPFPKFREHAVNIRSPKWKPCVRREMKIYQKKDDIRSEFSRDYNRILHSKAYRRLKHKTQVFYATQNDHVCTRIEHVTHVAAVSYSIASFLGLNTELTSAIAIGHDLGHAPFGHEGEYIIREIAKREMNEFFWHEKNSLFFVDKLETLPDLTNKEKNLNLTYAVRDGIISHCGEVNENAIFPRHEAIILEKIEKPNQYAPYTWEGCVVKIADKISYLGRDIEDALTLKILDKYQMLELSEIVGEIKKVKIWQINNTILMNDFIGNLCKMSSPLEGIRFSDKYLKMINSVKAFNYKHIYKHKRLEYYNKLASLVINSLYSVLDELYDKKNNLCKKLDSYEKTYPSLIGAYKYWLMKYSDINLEKRKNSKFSNELIYDIQNEKDYKRAILHYISSMTDQYAMKLFGELTRF